One Pleuronectes platessa chromosome 20, fPlePla1.1, whole genome shotgun sequence DNA window includes the following coding sequences:
- the znf438 gene encoding zinc finger protein 438, giving the protein MKSLQFRSIAPKAPAVVPSPSPAVLSCQPPSALPEATTGSSPKSIIVPTQNYALMQIAGQDGTFSLVALPPSVSSQTPQQQQQQTQSVQKNLKLPIPRYQPVRSKGTTDKIKSPPTAAKMKTAAMATVTLQTKVAVGGVSSVMNIKQESKHTKETLVPKEEPSEQVILIDPSSSDISVTALLPDNAVLYPSSQLERAPDGPERPATTGLIQNLQYPPIAVKSSLGKSLEESKTTLRLCQSKPTAPQPQSSITVLSPAIFSKAVQIIPSPPKGKLPILPYAKMKGALIPAAKLSNLSPEKKGFSLQTGHTSPIDPTPKTLEPAEALSHNQGSDCALQTQAKNSFIPVLGILQKPPGKKRGRKRKTIEDILAFEARKKRSLSFFRRRVPEKPPAGVQGSKQKEVDISKKYRSIRPKPLLVMETVPQLVSLPAIASDGQEQELILGHQFPTTTTTKALDYPPQPAPVALHLRAASHARVFIGSRPLHRCPTCSRCFQFKHHLQSHINSHTNSRPYVCPVCRKAYAHSGSLSTHMKLHHTEVRPRRSLSCEFCEKAFGYVGVYFSHLKEVHKVVLTVEPSISHHEDDVSVEGAHSPVRSDGQDREDPVELQIKCGRCQAITPTFADMKMHLLYVHREEVKVRLNDGQSVRGCREAENELVKHAAHYWRQLNEKRNLVKCGSCDEEFISFSKLKRHIMSHHREREGDDSGGISSPDRGGGLGVLAAGAAFNCVLCSKVLDSKDEVMEHWRSCHHCEQPSLLWGALSSYSGQGECEADGDLNTPAPSPH; this is encoded by the exons ATGAAGAGCCTTCAGTTCCGGAGCATTGCCCCTAAGGCTCCGGCCGTGgtgccctccccctcccctgcgGTCCTGTCCTGCCAGCCTCCCTCTGCCCTCCCCGAAGCTACCACCGGCTCCAGCCCTAAGTCCATAATTGTACCCACCCAAAACTATGCACTGATGCAAATAGCAGGTCAGGATGGCACATTCTCCCTGGTGGCACTGCccccttctgtctcctctcagacaccacagcaacaacagcaacaaacccAATCAGTTCAAAAGAACCTCAAACTGCCCATTCCCAGGTACCAGCCAGTGAGGAGCAAGGGGACCACAGATAAGATAAAATCACCACCGACAGCTGCTAAAATGAAAACGGCCGCCATGGCTACTGTTACATTGCAGACTAAGGTGGCGGTGGGTGGGGTATCATCAGTTATGAATATAAAACAGGAGTCCAAGCACACAAAGGAAACCCTAGTGCCCAAAGAGGAACCTTCAGAGCAGGTCATTCTGATTGACCCAAGCTCCTCTGATATCTCCGTCACAGCACTGCTCCCAGATAATGCTGTCCTGTATCCCAGCTCTCAATTGGAGCGAGCACCAGATGGTCCTGAACGACCTGCGACAACTGGTCTTATTCAGAACCTTCAGTATCCTCCTATTGCTGTCAAAAGCTCCCTGGGCAAATCCTTAGAGGAAAGTAAGACCACATTGAGGCTGTGCCAATCTAAACCCACTGCACCCCAGCCCCAGAGCAGCATCACTGTTCTGTCTCCAGCCATCTTCAGCAAAGCAGTCCAGATTATCCCGTCTCCACCTAAGGGTAAACTTCCTATTCTGCCATACGCTAAAATGAAAGGTGCCCTCATCCCAGCTGCCAAGCTCAGCAATTTGTCCCCTGAAAAGAAGGGTTTCTCTTTACAGACAGGGCACACCAGCCCCATAGATCCTACACCCAAGACCCTAGAGCCAGCTGAAGCCTTGAGTCACAACCAAGGGTCAGACTGTGCTCTACAGACCCAGGCAAAAAACTCTTTCATCCCTGTGTTGGGGATCCTCCAGAAACCACCTGGCAAGAagcgagggaggaagagaaagacaatTGAAGACATCTTGGCATTTGAGGCCCGAAAGAAAAGGTCCTTGTCGTTCTTCCGTAGAAGGGTCCCAGAGAAACCTCCAGCAGGTGTTCAAGGCTCCAAACAAAAAGAGGTCGATATTTCAAAGAAGTACCGGAGCATCCGACCCAAGCCACTGTTGGTTATGGAAACAGTTCCCCAGCTTGTTAGTTTGCCTGCAATTGCCTCAGATGGCCAGGAACAGGAGCTAATACTTGGTCACCAGTTTCCCACCACTACCACAACCAAGGCCCTTGACTATCCTCCCCAACCAGCCCCAGTAGCCCTCCATCTAAGAGCTGCTTCCCATGCTAGAGTGTTCATAGGCAGCCGACCACTCCACCGTTGTCCTACTTGCAGCCGCTGTTTCCAGTTCAAGCACCACCTCCAGAGCCACATCAACAGTCACACCAACAGTCGACCCTATGTCTGTCCAGTATGTCGCAAAGCCTACGCTCACTCTGGCAGCTTGAGTACTCATATGAAGCTTCATCACACTGAGGTGCGTCCTCGTCGGTCTCTGAGTTGTGAATTCTGCGAGAAGGCCTTTGGATATGTGGGGGTGTACTTCAGTCATCTCAAAGAGGTCCACAAGGTGGTACTGACTGTGGAGCCATCCATCAGCCACCATGAAGATGACGTGTCTGTTGAGGG GGCTCACTCCCCAGTTCGATCTGATGGGCAGGACCGTGAAGATCCTGTTGAGTTGCAGATCAAATGTGGTCGCTGTCAGGCGATCACTCCTACCTTTGCTGACATGAAGATGCACTTGCTTTATGTGCACAGAGAAGAGGTCAAGGTCCGACTCAATGATGGCCAATCTGTGCGGGGTTGCCGTGAGGCTGAGAATGAACTGGTAAAGCATGCTGCCCACTACTGGCGGCAGCTCAACGAGAAACGCAACCTGGTTAAGTGCGGCAGCTGTGACGAAGAGTTTATCTCTTTCTCCAAACTTAAGAGGCACATCATGTCCCACCACCGTGAAAGAGAGGGCGATGATAGTGGGGGTATCTCATCACCAGACAGAGGTGGAGGACTTGGTGTCCTTGCAGCAGGTGCAGCCTTCAACTGTGTGCTTTGCAGCAAAGTGTTGGACAGTAAAGATGAGGTGATGGAGCACTGGAGGAGTTGCCACCACTGTGAGCAACCTAGCCTGCTTTGGGGTGCCCTGAGCTCCTACTCTGGCCAGGGAGAATGTGAGGCGGATGGGGATTTGAACACTCCTGCTCCAAGCCCACACTAG